From the genome of Phreatobacter cathodiphilus, one region includes:
- a CDS encoding polyprenyl synthetase family protein — MPPATRLEDRLAAAARLVEAELATLLHDAPRPGEMARPARLIGAMRHGVLAGGKRLRPFLVIECAALFGVPVGDALPTAAALELVHCYSLVHDDLPAMDDDDLRRGRPTVHKAYDEATAILVGDGLLTLAFETVAAESAHPDPAIRAELTVLLARAAGLGGMVGGQLLDLAAEGRFDGGAPLDLAEADIRRLQAMKTGALIRFACLAGAVLGGASQVEREALVAYGEIIGLAFQVADDLIDHDGDAALAGKAIGKDAARGKGTLVSLHGPHWARDELTRLVDDAAAQLVPFGGRAAILAEAAGFIARRQA; from the coding sequence ATGCCCCCTGCAACTCGCCTGGAAGACCGTCTCGCCGCCGCGGCCCGGCTCGTCGAGGCTGAACTCGCCACCCTCCTCCACGATGCCCCCCGCCCCGGGGAGATGGCCCGGCCGGCGCGACTGATCGGGGCGATGCGCCATGGCGTCCTCGCCGGCGGCAAGCGCTTGCGGCCCTTCCTGGTGATCGAGTGCGCGGCGTTGTTCGGTGTCCCGGTGGGCGACGCGCTGCCCACGGCGGCGGCGCTCGAGCTCGTCCACTGCTATTCCCTCGTCCACGACGACCTGCCGGCCATGGACGACGACGATCTGAGGCGGGGCCGGCCGACCGTTCACAAGGCCTACGACGAGGCGACTGCCATCCTGGTCGGCGACGGCCTGCTGACCCTCGCCTTCGAGACCGTCGCGGCGGAGAGTGCCCACCCCGATCCCGCCATCCGGGCCGAGCTCACGGTGCTTCTCGCACGCGCCGCCGGCCTCGGCGGCATGGTCGGCGGCCAGCTGCTCGATCTCGCGGCCGAGGGCAGGTTCGACGGCGGCGCCCCCCTCGATCTCGCGGAGGCCGATATCCGCCGCCTCCAGGCCATGAAGACGGGGGCGCTGATCCGCTTCGCCTGCCTCGCCGGCGCGGTGCTCGGCGGCGCGTCGCAGGTCGAGCGCGAGGCCCTCGTCGCCTATGGCGAGATTATAGGCCTCGCGTTCCAGGTGGCGGACGACCTCATCGACCATGATGGCGATGCCGCTCTCGCCGGCAAGGCCATCGGCAAGGACGCCGCTCGCGGCAAGGGAACGCTCGTGTCGCTGCACGGGCCGCACTGGGCGCGCGACGAACTGACGCGCCTCGTCGACGATGCGGCGGCGCAGCTGGTGCCGTTCGGCGGGAGGGCTGCAATCCTGGCCGAGGCGGCGGGCTTCATCGCCCGGCGGCAGGCCTGA
- a CDS encoding ABC transporter permease, which produces MSDIAETPAVAVVPPSRFKRRALKHKGLMIGTLIFTVIVLIALLAPFVSPHDPYAQDLNNRLVPPVWYERGSWLHPLGTDNLGRDYLSRTLYGAQISLLIGMSVMLISGAIGTALGLVAGYFGGRIDLLVTFIITTRLALPVVLVALAVVAMVGGTLGIVIAVLGLLKWDRFAVVMRSATQQVRSLDFVEAARASGASQLRIILKEVLPNVMPHLIVVGTVEAASAILLEAALSFLGLGVQPPLPSWGLMISEAKNFMFFSFWLIAIPGAALALLVLAINMMGDGLRDVTAPDSRS; this is translated from the coding sequence ATGAGCGACATCGCCGAAACCCCCGCGGTCGCCGTGGTGCCGCCCTCTCGCTTCAAGCGGCGCGCCCTCAAGCACAAGGGCCTGATGATCGGCACGCTGATCTTCACGGTCATCGTGCTGATCGCCCTGCTGGCGCCGTTCGTCTCGCCGCACGACCCCTATGCCCAGGATCTCAACAACCGGCTCGTGCCCCCGGTCTGGTACGAGCGCGGATCCTGGCTGCATCCGCTCGGCACCGACAATCTGGGCCGCGACTATCTCTCCCGCACGCTCTACGGGGCGCAGATTTCGCTACTGATCGGCATGTCGGTCATGCTCATCTCGGGGGCGATCGGCACGGCCCTCGGCCTCGTCGCCGGCTACTTCGGCGGCCGGATCGACCTCCTCGTCACCTTCATCATCACCACCCGCCTCGCCTTGCCGGTGGTGCTGGTGGCCCTCGCCGTGGTCGCCATGGTCGGTGGGACGCTCGGCATCGTCATCGCCGTGCTCGGCCTGCTCAAATGGGACCGCTTCGCGGTGGTGATGCGCTCGGCGACACAGCAGGTCCGCTCGCTCGACTTCGTCGAGGCGGCGCGTGCCAGCGGCGCCAGCCAGTTGCGCATCATCCTGAAGGAGGTGCTGCCCAACGTCATGCCGCATCTCATCGTCGTCGGCACGGTGGAAGCGGCGAGCGCCATTCTGCTTGAGGCGGCCCTGTCCTTCCTCGGTCTCGGCGTGCAGCCGCCGCTGCCCTCCTGGGGGCTGATGATCTCGGAGGCGAAGAACTTCATGTTCTTCTCCTTCTGGCTCATCGCCATCCCGGGCGCGGCCCTCGCCCTGCTGGTGCTCGCCATCAACATGATGGGGGACGGCCTGCGCGACGTGACGGCTCCCGACAGCCGGTCCTGA
- a CDS encoding TAXI family TRAP transporter solute-binding subunit has product MLKRMIVAAGMAAGLMAGALAPAGAQTVEWRGGSIGGGWYTIVSGAAKLLEDKIPGMTIKAVPGGGAANPVAVQQGQAQLAMSIDIFAAMAASGTGTYQGRPAADKLRMIGQSFGDTPYHFIRAPGQTMDIATLFKEGRNIRFGGANNGATDEIALRWLLAVYGQTYDSLRARGWRFQLAAYGDLAAAYRDGQLDYAFFALGLPGSAVVDMATGRDGEILDIPQDVMDAFKQRHGMGSGVIPAGTYPRFQGTREVKTLVMATTLVTSSDVSEDIVYKITKAICENVAELPRIHGSLKDYRCETAIANRPVPVHPGALRYYRERGWVQG; this is encoded by the coding sequence ATGTTGAAGCGGATGATCGTCGCGGCCGGCATGGCCGCCGGCTTGATGGCGGGTGCCCTGGCGCCGGCCGGTGCGCAGACGGTGGAATGGCGCGGCGGCTCCATCGGCGGCGGCTGGTACACCATCGTCTCGGGGGCGGCCAAGCTCCTCGAGGACAAGATCCCGGGCATGACCATCAAGGCCGTTCCGGGCGGCGGCGCCGCCAATCCGGTGGCCGTGCAGCAGGGGCAGGCGCAGCTCGCCATGTCCATCGACATCTTCGCCGCCATGGCTGCGTCCGGCACCGGCACCTATCAGGGCCGCCCTGCCGCCGACAAGCTGCGGATGATCGGCCAGTCCTTCGGCGACACGCCCTATCACTTCATCCGCGCCCCCGGCCAGACCATGGACATTGCGACCCTGTTCAAGGAGGGCCGCAACATCCGCTTCGGCGGCGCCAACAACGGCGCGACCGACGAGATCGCCCTGCGCTGGCTCCTCGCCGTCTACGGCCAGACCTATGACAGCCTGCGCGCCCGCGGCTGGCGCTTCCAGCTCGCCGCCTACGGCGACCTCGCCGCCGCCTATCGTGACGGCCAGCTCGACTACGCCTTCTTCGCCCTCGGCCTGCCCGGCTCGGCGGTGGTGGACATGGCCACCGGCCGTGACGGCGAGATTCTCGACATCCCGCAGGACGTGATGGACGCCTTCAAGCAGCGCCACGGCATGGGCTCGGGCGTCATCCCGGCAGGCACCTACCCGCGCTTCCAGGGCACGCGCGAGGTGAAGACGCTGGTGATGGCGACGACCCTCGTCACCTCGTCCGACGTGTCCGAGGACATCGTCTACAAGATCACCAAGGCGATCTGCGAGAACGTCGCGGAGCTGCCGCGCATCCATGGCTCGCTGAAGGACTATCGTTGCGAGACGGCGATCGCCAACCGGCCCGTCCCGGTCCACCCCGGCGCGCTGCGCTACTATCGCGAGCGCGGCTGGGTGCAGGGCTGA
- a CDS encoding M20 family metallopeptidase, whose product MTRASAIAAAHQMFDDGSLKEIFARRIAIPTESQNPARAPDLARYLTEEMQPSLEAMGFSCRILTHPNAKGPFLLAERIEDPALVTVLGYGHGDVIAGLEGKWKEGRDPWTLDDTGDTWYGRGVVDNKGQHAINIEALRCVLKTRGKLGFNVRYLIEMGEEVGSAGLHDLARDNRDLFLADILIGSDGPRMTAERPTLCLGSRGAYRIDLTIDAREGGHHSGNWGGLLSNPAVRLAHAISTIIGPTGQVRVHELLPKEMPDSVKRALSDIEPASIPGGPQIETWWGEPGFTPAEKVYGWNTFEVLALGAGDISNPQNAVPPAAKAVCQIRTVVGSDPDGFIPAIQRHLARHGFPDVQVTSGRDIAFKATRTDPDHPWVRWAAASIAETTGKKPAVIPNAGGSLPNDVFAEIIGMPTIWVPHSYPGCSQHAPNEHVPSALVREAIGLMAGLYWDLGEGTHPKLAR is encoded by the coding sequence ATGACCCGCGCCTCCGCCATTGCCGCCGCCCACCAGATGTTCGACGACGGCAGCCTGAAGGAGATCTTCGCCCGTCGCATCGCCATCCCGACCGAGAGCCAGAACCCGGCTCGCGCACCGGATCTCGCCCGCTACCTGACCGAGGAAATGCAGCCCTCGCTGGAAGCCATGGGCTTCTCCTGCCGCATCCTCACCCACCCCAATGCCAAGGGCCCGTTCCTCCTCGCGGAGCGGATCGAGGACCCCGCCCTCGTCACCGTCCTGGGCTACGGCCATGGCGATGTCATCGCCGGCCTCGAGGGCAAGTGGAAGGAGGGCCGTGATCCCTGGACGCTCGATGACACCGGCGACACCTGGTACGGCCGCGGCGTCGTCGACAACAAGGGCCAGCATGCCATCAACATCGAGGCGCTGCGCTGCGTGCTGAAGACCCGCGGCAAGCTCGGCTTCAACGTCCGCTACCTCATCGAGATGGGCGAGGAGGTGGGCTCCGCCGGCCTCCACGATCTCGCCCGCGACAACCGCGATCTCTTCCTCGCAGACATTCTCATCGGCTCGGACGGCCCGCGCATGACCGCCGAGCGGCCGACGCTCTGCCTCGGCTCGCGCGGCGCCTATCGGATCGATCTCACCATCGACGCGCGCGAAGGCGGCCACCATTCCGGCAACTGGGGTGGGCTCCTGTCCAACCCGGCGGTGCGGCTCGCCCATGCCATTTCCACGATCATTGGCCCGACGGGGCAGGTGCGGGTCCACGAACTCCTGCCGAAGGAGATGCCGGACTCGGTGAAGCGGGCGCTCTCCGACATCGAGCCTGCCAGCATTCCCGGCGGCCCTCAGATCGAAACATGGTGGGGCGAGCCGGGCTTCACGCCCGCCGAGAAGGTCTATGGCTGGAACACCTTCGAGGTCCTGGCGCTGGGCGCCGGCGACATCTCCAACCCGCAGAATGCCGTGCCGCCGGCGGCCAAGGCCGTCTGCCAGATCCGCACCGTCGTCGGCTCCGATCCCGACGGCTTCATCCCCGCCATCCAGCGGCATCTGGCCCGCCACGGCTTCCCCGACGTCCAGGTGACGAGCGGCCGCGACATCGCCTTCAAGGCGACCCGCACCGATCCCGATCATCCCTGGGTCCGCTGGGCCGCCGCCTCCATCGCCGAGACCACCGGCAAGAAGCCGGCGGTCATTCCCAATGCGGGCGGGTCGCTGCCCAACGACGTCTTCGCCGAGATCATCGGCATGCCGACCATTTGGGTACCGCACTCCTATCCCGGCTGCTCGCAGCATGCCCCCAACGAGCACGTGCCCTCGGCCCTGGTCCGCGAGGCCATCGGCCTCATGGCCGGGCTTTACTGGGACCTCGGCGAGGGCACGCACCCGAAGCTGGCGCGCTGA
- a CDS encoding PepSY domain-containing protein → MPAFHRRVMLAATLALTIAAVPLAAARADDRPVTPQERVQIENSLRQAGFTRWGDIEFDDGHFDVDDAIAADGGKYDLELSSVDFSIIKRERDD, encoded by the coding sequence GTGCCCGCCTTCCACCGCCGCGTCATGTTGGCCGCGACCCTCGCCCTGACGATCGCCGCCGTGCCCCTGGCCGCTGCCCGCGCCGACGACCGGCCGGTCACCCCCCAGGAGCGCGTGCAGATCGAGAACAGTCTGCGCCAAGCCGGTTTCACCCGCTGGGGAGACATCGAGTTTGACGACGGACACTTCGACGTGGACGACGCCATCGCCGCCGACGGCGGCAAGTACGACCTGGAGCTTTCCAGCGTCGACTTCTCCATCATCAAGCGCGAGCGCGACGACTGA
- a CDS encoding ABC transporter permease has translation MFNYTLKRLALAALVALAVSALAFVLLRLSGDVAIAIAGEGARAEDIAAVRQQYGLDRPLVIQYLDWLGRTLQGDFGQSLYFRTSVFDLIVTKIQTTLVLAVLAIAFALALSVPLGVMAAVWQNSWIDRLCLWIAVAGQALPNFFFALCLVMVFSIGLGWLPVSGADGWEHFIMPTVALGYYVTPPFMRLVRAGMIEVLGADYIRTARAKGLPASTVILRHGLRNALVPVVALTAVQLGFLLGGSIVIETVFALDGLGYLAYQAISQKDFPVIQAVLMLLSVGYVVLTLVADLVNAWLDPRIRVG, from the coding sequence ATGTTTAATTACACGCTCAAGCGGCTCGCATTGGCCGCTCTCGTCGCATTGGCGGTGTCGGCGCTGGCCTTCGTGCTGCTCCGCCTGTCGGGCGACGTCGCCATCGCCATCGCGGGTGAAGGCGCGCGCGCCGAGGACATCGCCGCAGTCCGCCAGCAATACGGGCTCGACCGGCCCCTGGTGATCCAATATCTCGACTGGCTCGGCCGCACGCTGCAGGGCGACTTCGGTCAGTCCCTCTATTTCCGGACCTCGGTCTTCGATCTGATCGTTACCAAGATCCAGACGACCCTCGTCCTCGCGGTCCTCGCCATCGCCTTCGCCCTGGCGCTCTCCGTTCCCTTGGGCGTCATGGCGGCGGTCTGGCAGAACTCCTGGATCGACCGGCTCTGCCTGTGGATCGCGGTCGCCGGCCAGGCGCTTCCCAACTTCTTCTTCGCCCTCTGCCTCGTGATGGTCTTCTCCATCGGCCTCGGCTGGCTGCCCGTCTCCGGTGCCGACGGTTGGGAGCATTTCATCATGCCGACGGTGGCCCTCGGCTACTACGTCACGCCGCCTTTCATGCGGCTCGTCCGTGCCGGCATGATCGAGGTTCTCGGCGCCGACTACATCCGCACCGCTCGCGCCAAGGGCCTGCCAGCCTCCACAGTGATCCTCCGCCACGGCCTGCGCAATGCGCTGGTGCCGGTGGTGGCGCTCACCGCCGTGCAACTCGGCTTCCTCCTCGGCGGCTCCATCGTCATCGAGACGGTCTTCGCTCTCGACGGCCTCGGCTACCTCGCCTACCAGGCCATCTCCCAGAAGGACTTCCCGGTGATCCAGGCGGTGCTCATGCTGCTCTCGGTCGGTTATGTCGTGCTGACGCTGGTGGCCGATCTCGTCAATGCCTGGCTCGATCCCAGGATCAGGGTGGGCTGA
- a CDS encoding DUF2161 domain-containing phosphodiesterase translates to METALYLPVKTFLEGLGFDVKGEIMGCDLVALRDGEPAAVVIGELKQSFTLELVLQAVDRSAAADEVWLAVKASAKGRGREHDSRVKKLCRLCGFGLLSVLPMGGVEVVVDPVPWKPRHDGKRRSRLVAEHRRRRGDPATGGSTRRPIMTAYRQRTLAMAQALAAGPLRPRDLTPFAPDAAAILQRNVYGWFVRQERGIYGLSEAGHAALAAWADHLPAEP, encoded by the coding sequence TTGGAAACCGCCCTCTACCTCCCCGTCAAAACCTTCCTCGAAGGCCTCGGCTTCGACGTGAAGGGCGAGATCATGGGCTGCGACCTGGTCGCGTTGAGGGACGGCGAACCCGCCGCCGTCGTCATCGGCGAGCTGAAACAGTCCTTCACCCTCGAACTCGTCCTGCAGGCGGTCGACCGCTCGGCCGCCGCCGACGAGGTCTGGCTGGCGGTGAAGGCCTCCGCCAAGGGGCGCGGCCGCGAGCACGACAGCCGCGTGAAGAAGCTGTGCCGGCTCTGCGGCTTCGGGCTCCTGTCGGTGCTGCCGATGGGCGGCGTCGAGGTCGTCGTCGACCCCGTCCCGTGGAAGCCGCGGCACGACGGCAAGCGCCGCTCGCGCCTCGTCGCCGAACACCGCCGCCGCCGCGGTGATCCCGCGACCGGCGGCTCGACGCGCCGCCCCATCATGACCGCCTACCGCCAGCGCACCCTCGCCATGGCCCAGGCCCTCGCCGCCGGCCCGCTCCGCCCCCGTGATCTCACGCCCTTCGCCCCCGACGCAGCGGCCATCCTCCAGCGCAACGTCTATGGCTGGTTCGTACGGCAGGAGCGCGGGATCTACGGACTGTCGGAGGCCGGCCATGCCGCCCTTGCCGCATGGGCCGACCACCTGCCTGCGGAGCCCTGA
- a CDS encoding NAD(P)/FAD-dependent oxidoreductase, giving the protein MNTVDRIDVAIVGGGMVGTATALACLARGLSVTLVDPGGIRNAASYGNAGVISRGSLFPVAGPGVLKKLPRYALNRDVAIRVDYGSLLAVAPWLVAFMRRCNEASWREAAAALDPLCAAAYDEHWRIAGEIGARDLIVRRGWVKLYRSEEAFAAGALERELLGQHKVAFEVIDGAELPQFEPALKRRYARAVWHTETGSVRDPGALVQAYEAAAVQRGATLVAARARTVEEDGDGAKVLLEGGGEVRAKTVVIAAGAAAHDLTRMMGYRLPLAAERGYHRHFADASEHKLSRPIHDTGGGYVVSPMNAGLRLLSGVELARREAPANFSQITAVEADARRTVAMGDSVEPAPWHGARPSTPDGLPVIGRAPHHPHVVFAFGHGHIGLSTGPITGRVVADIVTGATSAVPITPFSPGRF; this is encoded by the coding sequence ATGAACACGGTCGACCGGATCGACGTCGCCATCGTCGGCGGCGGCATGGTGGGGACAGCTACGGCGCTCGCCTGCCTCGCCCGCGGTCTCTCGGTGACCCTCGTCGATCCCGGCGGCATCCGCAACGCCGCGAGTTACGGCAATGCCGGTGTCATCTCACGCGGCTCGCTCTTCCCCGTGGCCGGCCCTGGCGTGCTGAAGAAGCTGCCTCGGTACGCCCTCAACCGCGACGTCGCCATCCGTGTCGACTACGGCTCGCTGCTCGCCGTTGCGCCCTGGCTGGTCGCCTTCATGCGCCGCTGCAACGAGGCCTCGTGGCGCGAGGCCGCCGCGGCGCTCGATCCGCTCTGCGCCGCGGCCTATGACGAGCACTGGCGCATCGCCGGCGAGATCGGCGCCCGCGACCTGATCGTGCGGCGAGGCTGGGTGAAGCTCTACCGAAGCGAGGAGGCCTTCGCCGCCGGCGCGCTGGAGCGCGAGCTCCTCGGCCAGCACAAGGTCGCCTTCGAGGTGATCGACGGCGCCGAACTGCCGCAATTCGAACCGGCGCTGAAGCGCCGCTACGCCAGGGCCGTCTGGCACACCGAGACGGGCTCGGTGCGCGATCCGGGCGCCCTCGTCCAGGCCTACGAGGCGGCCGCCGTCCAGCGCGGTGCCACCCTCGTCGCGGCGCGGGCGAGGACCGTCGAGGAGGACGGTGACGGCGCGAAGGTCCTGCTCGAAGGTGGCGGGGAGGTCCGGGCGAAGACCGTCGTGATCGCCGCCGGCGCCGCCGCCCACGACCTCACCCGCATGATGGGCTATCGCCTGCCGCTCGCCGCCGAGCGGGGCTACCATCGCCATTTCGCCGATGCCAGCGAGCACAAGCTTTCCCGCCCGATCCACGACACCGGCGGCGGCTATGTCGTCTCGCCAATGAATGCCGGGCTTCGCCTGCTCTCGGGCGTCGAGCTCGCCCGCCGCGAGGCGCCCGCGAACTTCTCCCAGATCACCGCCGTCGAGGCCGACGCGCGCCGCACGGTCGCGATGGGCGACAGCGTCGAGCCGGCTCCCTGGCACGGCGCCCGGCCCTCGACCCCCGACGGCCTGCCGGTCATCGGCAGGGCGCCGCACCATCCCCATGTCGTCTTCGCTTTCGGCCACGGCCATATCGGCCTGTCGACCGGGCCGATCACCGGCCGTGTCGTCGCCGACATCGTCACCGGCGCGACCTCCGCCGTGCCGATCACCCCCTTCTCGCCGGGGCGGTTCTGA
- a CDS encoding ABC transporter substrate-binding protein, with protein sequence MILGVVLAASLAAPAEAQKRQNTVRFAYDQVPENVDPFFNNVRIGVIIAHQVWDTLIYRDPKTNEYKGQLATAWRWVDDKTLELDLRRGVKFHNGVEFSADDVVYTLNFVSNPANRSTTQSNVNWIERAEKVDSHKVRIITKRPFPAAIEYLAGPIVIHPAAYYEQVGPKGMNEKPVGSGPYRVVEHQIGRSITLQRNPDYFRDGPKPQPQIERIVIRFIPDRQTQVAEMLSGGLDFVMNIAPDQAQQMRAVPTLQIVSGGTMRIVFLNFATTERSPAPQLRDVRVRRAIAHAIDRQTMARQLVGEGSQLINAICFPAQFGCDASQAPVYEYNPAKAKELLAEAGFPNGFDIDLHSYRERNQAEAMINYLRAVGIRATLRFGQYAAMREQIRSNRAGMAHQTWGSFSINDVSASTPVYYKGLDDDISRDPKVIELLERGDSVTDPQQRIAAYREAHKIIIEQAYSVPLYNLVTFYAASKDLEFAAYPDELPRFWEMRWK encoded by the coding sequence ATGATTTTGGGTGTGGTGCTCGCCGCCAGCCTGGCCGCGCCGGCCGAGGCGCAGAAGCGGCAGAACACCGTCCGCTTCGCCTATGACCAGGTGCCGGAGAACGTCGATCCCTTCTTCAACAACGTCCGCATCGGCGTCATCATCGCCCATCAGGTCTGGGACACCCTGATCTACCGCGACCCGAAGACCAACGAGTACAAGGGCCAGCTCGCCACCGCCTGGCGTTGGGTCGACGACAAGACACTCGAGCTCGACCTGCGCCGCGGCGTCAAGTTCCACAACGGAGTCGAGTTCTCCGCCGACGACGTGGTCTATACCCTGAACTTTGTCTCCAACCCGGCCAACCGCTCCACCACCCAGTCGAACGTCAACTGGATCGAGCGTGCCGAGAAGGTCGACAGCCACAAGGTGCGCATCATCACCAAGCGCCCCTTCCCCGCCGCGATCGAATATCTCGCCGGCCCCATCGTCATCCATCCCGCCGCCTATTACGAGCAGGTCGGCCCCAAGGGGATGAACGAGAAGCCGGTCGGATCCGGCCCCTATCGCGTCGTCGAGCACCAGATTGGCCGCTCCATCACCCTGCAGCGCAATCCCGACTATTTTCGCGACGGGCCGAAGCCGCAGCCGCAGATCGAGCGCATCGTCATCCGCTTCATCCCCGACCGCCAGACGCAGGTGGCCGAGATGCTCTCCGGCGGCCTCGACTTCGTCATGAACATCGCCCCCGACCAGGCGCAGCAGATGCGCGCCGTGCCGACTCTGCAGATCGTCTCCGGCGGCACCATGCGCATCGTCTTCCTGAACTTCGCCACCACCGAGCGCTCGCCCGCCCCGCAACTGCGTGACGTGCGCGTCCGCCGCGCCATCGCCCATGCCATCGACCGCCAGACCATGGCGCGTCAGCTTGTCGGCGAAGGCTCGCAGCTCATCAACGCCATCTGCTTCCCGGCCCAGTTCGGCTGCGACGCCTCGCAGGCCCCGGTCTACGAGTACAATCCGGCCAAGGCGAAGGAACTGCTGGCGGAGGCGGGGTTCCCCAACGGCTTCGACATCGACCTGCACTCCTACCGCGAGCGCAACCAGGCCGAGGCCATGATCAACTACCTGCGTGCCGTCGGCATCCGCGCCACGCTGCGCTTCGGTCAGTACGCCGCGATGCGCGAGCAGATTCGCTCCAACCGTGCCGGCATGGCCCACCAGACCTGGGGCTCCTTCTCGATCAACGACGTCTCGGCCTCGACGCCCGTCTACTACAAGGGCCTCGACGACGACATCTCGCGCGATCCCAAGGTGATCGAGCTGCTGGAGCGCGGCGATTCCGTCACCGATCCGCAGCAGCGCATCGCCGCATATCGCGAGGCCCACAAGATCATCATCGAACAGGCCTATTCGGTCCCGCTCTACAATCTCGTCACCTTCTATGCGGCGTCGAAGGATCTGGAATTCGCCGCCTATCCGGACGAGCTGCCGCGCTTCTGGGAGATGCGCTGGAAGTGA